From the Herpetosiphon gulosus genome, one window contains:
- a CDS encoding Calx-beta domain-containing protein produces the protein MRHYSAKHIVRCLAVCCFLSLLFQINPQANAQTIEVTPPPPPPPVTQPEQAQPNVPQVGTIQWGSTSIIASEKRLSVWLQVKFLGNTTLNSFSYRTIEGSAGAGTDFTARDITVSVPANQGYTYIQIPLINSALVESKETFVVQLYGLTGFTLQGSANATVDIYERLYAMPQVRGVSARCDTAEDQNDNPLTAGFLGGALNNGSVCSSNFLNEVQGDSDYYRIYVDGSPVYEYLFNITMTNTTNPAAHNMDIFLYELVNGNYQTITNSLQPGQEPDTIAVSLKQGTTYFLRVLWGSSSASSAKPSYNIYTSISSPLNP, from the coding sequence ATGCGTCACTATTCTGCTAAACATATTGTTCGTTGTCTAGCTGTTTGTTGTTTCCTAAGTCTCTTGTTCCAAATTAACCCTCAAGCCAATGCCCAAACAATCGAAGTAACGCCACCACCGCCGCCACCACCAGTCACCCAACCAGAGCAGGCCCAACCAAATGTGCCTCAGGTAGGCACAATTCAGTGGGGCAGCACCTCAATTATCGCCTCCGAAAAACGTCTTTCGGTGTGGTTGCAAGTTAAATTCCTGGGCAATACGACCCTCAATTCATTTAGCTATCGAACAATTGAGGGCAGTGCTGGAGCTGGCACCGATTTTACAGCTCGTGATATCACGGTCAGCGTCCCTGCGAATCAAGGCTATACCTATATCCAAATTCCATTGATCAATAGTGCCTTAGTTGAAAGCAAAGAAACCTTTGTGGTTCAACTGTATGGTCTGACTGGTTTCACCCTTCAAGGAAGTGCCAACGCAACCGTTGATATTTATGAGCGGCTTTATGCGATGCCTCAGGTACGGGGCGTTAGCGCTCGTTGCGATACCGCCGAAGATCAAAACGATAATCCGCTAACGGCAGGCTTCTTAGGTGGAGCACTCAATAATGGGAGTGTTTGTTCGAGTAACTTCCTGAATGAAGTTCAAGGCGATTCAGATTACTACCGGATCTATGTTGATGGGTCGCCGGTCTATGAATATCTGTTTAACATTACTATGACCAATACGACCAATCCAGCTGCCCACAATATGGATATCTTCCTCTATGAATTGGTCAATGGCAATTATCAGACGATCACAAACTCGCTGCAACCAGGCCAAGAGCCAGATACAATTGCGGTTAGCTTAAAACAAGGGACAACCTACTTTTTACGGGTTTTGTGGGGGTCATCAAGCGCCTCAAGTGCCAAGCCCAGTTACAATATTTACACCTCAATTAGCAGCCCGCTTAACCCATAA
- a CDS encoding Calx-beta domain-containing protein: protein MLRWSRFILMFLFIQHMLITSSFASPEAPQAITVSWQTTKVSTTEGVSVWLAVVVNGADPSANVDIDLRYNTQGVTAAAGSDYAGSMGNNFNISGQTRVRLIRIEIYYNNYYENHETFLVQLNSRTSGIDVVGEAKAEVTISRSRQFGGMVGNLQSCLNSSGTANDLPVTAGMINPNGGWCDNHFINAPAQASDYYYFIAPKNGRVDIDLLNTTPDQHDYNLYLYVHNGGNDYTFMQQSTNAGQQAEGISASISAGARYLIRVYFVSKTGNKDPYYRLKANVP, encoded by the coding sequence ATGCTGCGGTGGTCTCGTTTTATTCTTATGTTCTTGTTCATTCAACATATGCTCATCACAAGTAGTTTTGCTAGCCCTGAAGCCCCTCAAGCAATTACGGTCTCGTGGCAAACTACTAAGGTTTCAACCACTGAAGGTGTCAGTGTTTGGTTAGCGGTTGTGGTTAATGGAGCTGACCCATCTGCTAATGTTGATATTGACCTTAGATATAATACCCAAGGTGTTACAGCCGCTGCTGGATCAGATTACGCTGGCTCAATGGGTAATAATTTCAATATCAGTGGGCAAACTCGGGTTAGGTTAATCAGAATAGAAATTTATTACAATAACTATTACGAAAACCATGAAACATTTCTTGTACAACTCAATTCTCGCACGAGTGGGATTGATGTTGTAGGCGAGGCAAAAGCGGAAGTAACGATTTCGCGTAGTCGTCAATTTGGGGGCATGGTTGGCAATCTGCAATCATGTTTAAACTCAAGTGGCACAGCCAACGATCTACCCGTAACTGCTGGAATGATCAACCCCAATGGCGGTTGGTGTGATAACCATTTCATTAATGCACCAGCCCAAGCTTCCGATTATTATTACTTTATTGCGCCAAAAAACGGTCGGGTAGATATTGATCTGCTCAATACAACCCCTGATCAGCATGATTATAATCTGTATCTCTATGTGCATAATGGCGGTAACGACTACACCTTTATGCAACAATCGACAAATGCTGGTCAACAAGCTGAAGGAATATCGGCAAGCATCAGCGCTGGCGCACGCTATTTGATTCGGGTCTACTTTGTGAGCAAAACTGGTAACAAAGACCCCTACTATCGGCTAAAAGCTAACGTTCCTTAA